From a region of the Oncorhynchus mykiss isolate Arlee chromosome 32, USDA_OmykA_1.1, whole genome shotgun sequence genome:
- the LOC110488305 gene encoding protein AF1q — protein MLVKSNSEYDSFLYWRQPISAPDLSELEDLGVTNSKPTKKSKKATKKQNAALAKPRKQQEAQEAELSEYTTFNYWREPIPSIDLLDFNLLL, from the coding sequence ATGCTGGTGAAATCAAACAGCGAGTATGACTCCTTCCTCTACTGGAGACAGCCCATCTCAGCCCCGGACCTGTCCGAGCTGGAAGACCTGGGTGTGACCAACAGCAAGCCAACCAAGAAGAGCAAGAAGGCCACCAAGAAACAGAATGCTGCCTTAGCCAAGCCAAGGAAGCAGCAAGAGGCACAGGAGGCTGAATTGTCAGAGTACACCACCTTCAACTACTGGAGAGAGCCTATCCCCAGCATCGACCTCCTCGACTTCAACCTGCTTCTGTGA